The Magnolia sinica isolate HGM2019 chromosome 10, MsV1, whole genome shotgun sequence genome includes a window with the following:
- the LOC131258280 gene encoding paired amphipathic helix protein Sin3-like 4 isoform X2, with protein MKSFRNDGGGYPASQSHRATSSLHGRPNNVRKPTAKDALSYLKNVRETFQDSSEKYNDFLELMKDFKDKRVNTNGVVKRVKELFKGHQNLILNFNFFLPKGSQITLNDKPPMKKTVNFDDKVKRRAVNYHADHDLGIDGPTPNYKAVMKVVKRQRKHKRDYKYLGCDSTDIDNRECFPHKQMSDGEGAKIFGVHPILGFSYKDKNAFKNLLPCAESLGNKVHLATREVDDRDNERDCERDDGEKDRDSERERDAQWEQFDKVPVLQNKEKHVTKPISELDFSNRQSCNPSSHRLPENYRRPPASHRTELAASVLNDDSVSGSDDCGKKQYEEILFRLEDDRFELDMLLGSLNSTIKRVEDLKEKIDNTIKPDSQIHIKDHFTALNLRCIQRLYGDHGLKFLDVLHKNPRAALPVIATHLKQKLETCLRCRSDFNNAWAETRLRIISDQLTTIATAHI; from the exons ATGAAAAGCTTCCGAAACGATGGTGGTGGTTACCCGGCCTCTCAGTCCCATCGTGCCACCAGCAGTct GCATGGGAGACCCAACAATGTCCGGAAGCCAACAGCAAAGGATGCCTTATCCTATCTCAAGAATGTGAGGGAAACATTTCAGGATAGCAGTGAGAAATACAATGATTTCCTCGAACTCATGAAAGATTTTAAGGACAAGAG GGTCAACACCAATGGTGTTGTAAAGAGGGTGAAAGAGTTATTCAAAGGGCACCAGAATCTCatcttgaatttcaatttcttcTTGCCTAAAGGATCCCAGATCACCCTCAATGATAAGCCTCCAATGAAGAAGACAGTCAATTTTGATGACAAAGTAAAG CGAAGAGCTGTGAATTACCATGCTGATCACGATCTCGGCATTGATGGTCCTACTCCAAATTATAAAGCAGTAATGAAAGTTGTCAAGAGGCAGAGGAAACACAAGCGGGATTATAAatatttggggtgtgacagcacAGATATAGATAATAGGGAGTGCTTCCCTCACAAACAGATGTCTGATGGGGAAGGAGCCAAAATCTTTGGAGTGCATCCCATTTTGGGTTTTTCTTATAAAGATAAAAATGCCTTCaaaa ATCTTTTGCCGTGTGCAGAATCTCTAGGGAACAAAGTACATCTAGCTACACGTGAGGTAGATGACAGGGATAATGAAAGGGATTGTGAAAGAGACGATGGGGAAAAGGATAGAGACagtgaaagggagagagatgcACAGTGGGAGCAGTTTGACAAAGTGCCTGTGctccaaaacaaagaaaaacatgTAACCAAACCAATCTCAGAGCTTGACTTCTCAAACCGTCAGAGCTGTAACCCTAGTTCTCATCGTCTTCCAGAGAAT TATCGAAGGCCTCCAGCTAGCCACCGGACAGAACTTGCGGCATCTGTACTGAATGATGATTCGGTATCTGGAAGTGATGATTGTGGCAAAAAACAATATGAAGAAATTCTATTTAGATTGGAAGATGATAG GTTTGAGCTGGACATGCTGCTAGGGTCACTTAATTCAACTATCAAGCGTGTGgaagatttaaaagaaaaaattgataATACGATCAAGCCAGACAGTCAAATCCACATCAAGGACCACTTTACTG CTCTCAATCTAAGGTGCATCCAACGATTATATGGTGATCATGGGCTGAAATTTTTGGATGTACTACACAAGAATCCACGTGCTGCATTGCCTGTTATAGCAACTCACTTGAAGCAGAAACTAGAGACATGTTTAAGATGTCGTTCAGATTTTAATAACGCATGGGCTGAAACTAGGCTAAGAATTATCTCAGATCAGTTGACCACCATTGCCACGGCTCACATATAA
- the LOC131258280 gene encoding paired amphipathic helix protein Sin3-like 1 isoform X1, whose amino-acid sequence MKSFRNDGGGYPASQSHRATSSLHGRPNNVRKPTAKDALSYLKNVRETFQDSSEKYNDFLELMKDFKDKRVNTNGVVKRVKELFKGHQNLILNFNFFLPKGSQITLNDKPPMKKTVNFDDKVKKRRAVNYHADHDLGIDGPTPNYKAVMKVVKRQRKHKRDYKYLGCDSTDIDNRECFPHKQMSDGEGAKIFGVHPILGFSYKDKNAFKNLLPCAESLGNKVHLATREVDDRDNERDCERDDGEKDRDSERERDAQWEQFDKVPVLQNKEKHVTKPISELDFSNRQSCNPSSHRLPENYRRPPASHRTELAASVLNDDSVSGSDDCGKKQYEEILFRLEDDRFELDMLLGSLNSTIKRVEDLKEKIDNTIKPDSQIHIKDHFTALNLRCIQRLYGDHGLKFLDVLHKNPRAALPVIATHLKQKLETCLRCRSDFNNAWAETRLRIISDQLTTIATAHI is encoded by the exons ATGAAAAGCTTCCGAAACGATGGTGGTGGTTACCCGGCCTCTCAGTCCCATCGTGCCACCAGCAGTct GCATGGGAGACCCAACAATGTCCGGAAGCCAACAGCAAAGGATGCCTTATCCTATCTCAAGAATGTGAGGGAAACATTTCAGGATAGCAGTGAGAAATACAATGATTTCCTCGAACTCATGAAAGATTTTAAGGACAAGAG GGTCAACACCAATGGTGTTGTAAAGAGGGTGAAAGAGTTATTCAAAGGGCACCAGAATCTCatcttgaatttcaatttcttcTTGCCTAAAGGATCCCAGATCACCCTCAATGATAAGCCTCCAATGAAGAAGACAGTCAATTTTGATGACAAAGTAAAG AAGCGAAGAGCTGTGAATTACCATGCTGATCACGATCTCGGCATTGATGGTCCTACTCCAAATTATAAAGCAGTAATGAAAGTTGTCAAGAGGCAGAGGAAACACAAGCGGGATTATAAatatttggggtgtgacagcacAGATATAGATAATAGGGAGTGCTTCCCTCACAAACAGATGTCTGATGGGGAAGGAGCCAAAATCTTTGGAGTGCATCCCATTTTGGGTTTTTCTTATAAAGATAAAAATGCCTTCaaaa ATCTTTTGCCGTGTGCAGAATCTCTAGGGAACAAAGTACATCTAGCTACACGTGAGGTAGATGACAGGGATAATGAAAGGGATTGTGAAAGAGACGATGGGGAAAAGGATAGAGACagtgaaagggagagagatgcACAGTGGGAGCAGTTTGACAAAGTGCCTGTGctccaaaacaaagaaaaacatgTAACCAAACCAATCTCAGAGCTTGACTTCTCAAACCGTCAGAGCTGTAACCCTAGTTCTCATCGTCTTCCAGAGAAT TATCGAAGGCCTCCAGCTAGCCACCGGACAGAACTTGCGGCATCTGTACTGAATGATGATTCGGTATCTGGAAGTGATGATTGTGGCAAAAAACAATATGAAGAAATTCTATTTAGATTGGAAGATGATAG GTTTGAGCTGGACATGCTGCTAGGGTCACTTAATTCAACTATCAAGCGTGTGgaagatttaaaagaaaaaattgataATACGATCAAGCCAGACAGTCAAATCCACATCAAGGACCACTTTACTG CTCTCAATCTAAGGTGCATCCAACGATTATATGGTGATCATGGGCTGAAATTTTTGGATGTACTACACAAGAATCCACGTGCTGCATTGCCTGTTATAGCAACTCACTTGAAGCAGAAACTAGAGACATGTTTAAGATGTCGTTCAGATTTTAATAACGCATGGGCTGAAACTAGGCTAAGAATTATCTCAGATCAGTTGACCACCATTGCCACGGCTCACATATAA
- the LOC131258280 gene encoding paired amphipathic helix protein Sin3-like 2 isoform X4 gives MKSFRNDGGGYPASQSHRATSSLVNTNGVVKRVKELFKGHQNLILNFNFFLPKGSQITLNDKPPMKKTVNFDDKVKKRRAVNYHADHDLGIDGPTPNYKAVMKVVKRQRKHKRDYKYLGCDSTDIDNRECFPHKQMSDGEGAKIFGVHPILGFSYKDKNAFKNLLPCAESLGNKVHLATREVDDRDNERDCERDDGEKDRDSERERDAQWEQFDKVPVLQNKEKHVTKPISELDFSNRQSCNPSSHRLPENYRRPPASHRTELAASVLNDDSVSGSDDCGKKQYEEILFRLEDDRFELDMLLGSLNSTIKRVEDLKEKIDNTIKPDSQIHIKDHFTALNLRCIQRLYGDHGLKFLDVLHKNPRAALPVIATHLKQKLETCLRCRSDFNNAWAETRLRIISDQLTTIATAHI, from the exons ATGAAAAGCTTCCGAAACGATGGTGGTGGTTACCCGGCCTCTCAGTCCCATCGTGCCACCAGCAGTct GGTCAACACCAATGGTGTTGTAAAGAGGGTGAAAGAGTTATTCAAAGGGCACCAGAATCTCatcttgaatttcaatttcttcTTGCCTAAAGGATCCCAGATCACCCTCAATGATAAGCCTCCAATGAAGAAGACAGTCAATTTTGATGACAAAGTAAAG AAGCGAAGAGCTGTGAATTACCATGCTGATCACGATCTCGGCATTGATGGTCCTACTCCAAATTATAAAGCAGTAATGAAAGTTGTCAAGAGGCAGAGGAAACACAAGCGGGATTATAAatatttggggtgtgacagcacAGATATAGATAATAGGGAGTGCTTCCCTCACAAACAGATGTCTGATGGGGAAGGAGCCAAAATCTTTGGAGTGCATCCCATTTTGGGTTTTTCTTATAAAGATAAAAATGCCTTCaaaa ATCTTTTGCCGTGTGCAGAATCTCTAGGGAACAAAGTACATCTAGCTACACGTGAGGTAGATGACAGGGATAATGAAAGGGATTGTGAAAGAGACGATGGGGAAAAGGATAGAGACagtgaaagggagagagatgcACAGTGGGAGCAGTTTGACAAAGTGCCTGTGctccaaaacaaagaaaaacatgTAACCAAACCAATCTCAGAGCTTGACTTCTCAAACCGTCAGAGCTGTAACCCTAGTTCTCATCGTCTTCCAGAGAAT TATCGAAGGCCTCCAGCTAGCCACCGGACAGAACTTGCGGCATCTGTACTGAATGATGATTCGGTATCTGGAAGTGATGATTGTGGCAAAAAACAATATGAAGAAATTCTATTTAGATTGGAAGATGATAG GTTTGAGCTGGACATGCTGCTAGGGTCACTTAATTCAACTATCAAGCGTGTGgaagatttaaaagaaaaaattgataATACGATCAAGCCAGACAGTCAAATCCACATCAAGGACCACTTTACTG CTCTCAATCTAAGGTGCATCCAACGATTATATGGTGATCATGGGCTGAAATTTTTGGATGTACTACACAAGAATCCACGTGCTGCATTGCCTGTTATAGCAACTCACTTGAAGCAGAAACTAGAGACATGTTTAAGATGTCGTTCAGATTTTAATAACGCATGGGCTGAAACTAGGCTAAGAATTATCTCAGATCAGTTGACCACCATTGCCACGGCTCACATATAA
- the LOC131258280 gene encoding paired amphipathic helix protein Sin3-like 1 isoform X3 — MKSFRNDGGGYPASQSHRATSSLHGRPNNVRKPTAKDALSYLKNVRETFQDSSEKYNDFLELMKDFKDKRVNTNGVVKRVKELFKGHQNLILNFNFFLPKGSQITLNDKPPMKKTVNFDDKVKKRRAVNYHADHDLGIDGPTPNYKAVMKVVKRQRKHKRDYKYLGCDSTDIDNRECFPHKQMSDGEGAKIFGVHPILGFSYKDKNAFKKSLGNKVHLATREVDDRDNERDCERDDGEKDRDSERERDAQWEQFDKVPVLQNKEKHVTKPISELDFSNRQSCNPSSHRLPENYRRPPASHRTELAASVLNDDSVSGSDDCGKKQYEEILFRLEDDRFELDMLLGSLNSTIKRVEDLKEKIDNTIKPDSQIHIKDHFTALNLRCIQRLYGDHGLKFLDVLHKNPRAALPVIATHLKQKLETCLRCRSDFNNAWAETRLRIISDQLTTIATAHI, encoded by the exons ATGAAAAGCTTCCGAAACGATGGTGGTGGTTACCCGGCCTCTCAGTCCCATCGTGCCACCAGCAGTct GCATGGGAGACCCAACAATGTCCGGAAGCCAACAGCAAAGGATGCCTTATCCTATCTCAAGAATGTGAGGGAAACATTTCAGGATAGCAGTGAGAAATACAATGATTTCCTCGAACTCATGAAAGATTTTAAGGACAAGAG GGTCAACACCAATGGTGTTGTAAAGAGGGTGAAAGAGTTATTCAAAGGGCACCAGAATCTCatcttgaatttcaatttcttcTTGCCTAAAGGATCCCAGATCACCCTCAATGATAAGCCTCCAATGAAGAAGACAGTCAATTTTGATGACAAAGTAAAG AAGCGAAGAGCTGTGAATTACCATGCTGATCACGATCTCGGCATTGATGGTCCTACTCCAAATTATAAAGCAGTAATGAAAGTTGTCAAGAGGCAGAGGAAACACAAGCGGGATTATAAatatttggggtgtgacagcacAGATATAGATAATAGGGAGTGCTTCCCTCACAAACAGATGTCTGATGGGGAAGGAGCCAAAATCTTTGGAGTGCATCCCATTTTGGGTTTTTCTTATAAAGATAAAAATGCCTTCaaaa AATCTCTAGGGAACAAAGTACATCTAGCTACACGTGAGGTAGATGACAGGGATAATGAAAGGGATTGTGAAAGAGACGATGGGGAAAAGGATAGAGACagtgaaagggagagagatgcACAGTGGGAGCAGTTTGACAAAGTGCCTGTGctccaaaacaaagaaaaacatgTAACCAAACCAATCTCAGAGCTTGACTTCTCAAACCGTCAGAGCTGTAACCCTAGTTCTCATCGTCTTCCAGAGAAT TATCGAAGGCCTCCAGCTAGCCACCGGACAGAACTTGCGGCATCTGTACTGAATGATGATTCGGTATCTGGAAGTGATGATTGTGGCAAAAAACAATATGAAGAAATTCTATTTAGATTGGAAGATGATAG GTTTGAGCTGGACATGCTGCTAGGGTCACTTAATTCAACTATCAAGCGTGTGgaagatttaaaagaaaaaattgataATACGATCAAGCCAGACAGTCAAATCCACATCAAGGACCACTTTACTG CTCTCAATCTAAGGTGCATCCAACGATTATATGGTGATCATGGGCTGAAATTTTTGGATGTACTACACAAGAATCCACGTGCTGCATTGCCTGTTATAGCAACTCACTTGAAGCAGAAACTAGAGACATGTTTAAGATGTCGTTCAGATTTTAATAACGCATGGGCTGAAACTAGGCTAAGAATTATCTCAGATCAGTTGACCACCATTGCCACGGCTCACATATAA